One genomic window of Glycine max cultivar Williams 82 chromosome 16, Glycine_max_v4.0, whole genome shotgun sequence includes the following:
- the LOC100775742 gene encoding uncharacterized protein, which translates to MDLKLGLKITKTRDDIASISEYRLAKAGPIFQSRETNIMFILTAHLKGYKRNNIDIKISEDGSKISISGEKPVQNILMMGWLMHRKEVDVAGFNKVFKIPDGVKLDGIKAKYDEEEWTLNIFMPKLVKGICGVRIEEIKEESERGRSELEKSEADQILGIVGEASQKGSKESNSKVQAMEDSESFMEKDGGESDKMLDDANREIIKEKIKKDVEESKLGGNGESSGEKGEIEGCEVMKTSELEQNIGRGTSQKIGDTSQKVIEESKLRIEDEGVKGMREEVGKTVYEAVKTSEKENNVGEGMPHNIGDTSHDKEFEVQEMEDNGGFEEEEKLVSEKMLDDANGNKIGEVIQKQIEESKIGIKDGDGESVKEKIRKAGYKRTKTSELEQNIGAHVTQNIGDTSQGEPKDSGIEQTGEAKRTVGKIERQESGEMCVEVNVSTEEEILEKSKQKQFGETKTETEVRLKESNMEPMKAPKLDQNIDVHIPSNIGGTSQEFRKARIQQKDKTKSIEENMDGRETGRMPVETSKNSQKCISGDSMKKDIKKPKIETEDGDQEHYGEKAGKLDSTTIWEEFPKQLPKATVEENKGLSASKMQQTEDVKEAMIKRKSKEIEYFVDKDEGEQPRRMHKEAEKDLTEKTLQESEDVREAMVKRERKEIKYVMDNSEGEKCKRMQMEAKKDLAKETTQEGKDLKEAMVKREGKETDYFLDEDEGEKPRRMQMEEKKDLTTETMLDSEDVREEMVKRNDKEDGIVEKGEGEEPRRMQMEVKKDLTKETMQESEDVKEEMAKRKGKEIEYFVNKGKGEEPKRMDMESKNDLTTETMQETKDVIEVMVKRKDKEIKNFADKSEGKEPKRMHTEPKKDLIKETMQENEDVKEAMFKEKSKETEYFVVNGEGGEPKRMHMEENKDLTTETMQESEYVKEAMSKRKGEEEIGYFLNEGEGENPKGTHMEAKDTTEIMQESEDIKEATIKKKGKETEYFVDQGEGREPKRIHTKEIEYDSEPIVKRKDKEIDYFVDKREGEELKMTHMEAKKDIAEETMQEEIKKNKNGTKDIDQENVLEKTDKGKFEVPTEELPKLVGRQDGSRGLKVAKMEEQKEIIKEAMAETECSMEKVKGEKSNTTGRVTEKNIASEILQKETEESNIERKSRDGPYVPNNMVKVVFEVLGTFQAKLPKQVMEAISQNKRDKNEYVIVNLRGEGSIKMHVEPNDAFDEYETEDINQKEIGTPKLNSSDQISEKDNVDVWVFDGSKKPKFPKIGQTNYVKDSAKIEEFVKKVNEDKYEKTQVEEKRGLIKAITGESTQTEREGSKIQTIEKDQHRLPEKRNKRRFEASTTAKEEFPVKTVDSLADKREGLKGPKIDEAKVAKEELDKQRSEEKKTIFKEKGATTQEFVKKVQGEKYEMIQAEAKEGLRTNITKGKDQQCLQEGTSRGRYEARTTARDFPMQIVDSLATTRKETKDKEIDEPAKRKSEETDVVESTIEEKVQVPESGRISMTFKVTEDKHPKVLEIESPESELQSTKGPTTRAISVEFKEVEQTSAKDKTQKTKLLPPNIQSKETHESNEGGVKQDTIKPKKEKEVEGEQCTYNIESSKEVARFSSTQQTKVEEKDKLYEGGKAKAFIESKKDEKTKDMKNIIEMKDSQESKQRKTLKPEIPLEKQIKKGEPITRKDQFAKGQKVRETMQEEIEGNKEKIDDSDQHVQRDVVKGVGKVGTTGKEMPKKEYVADVGLVAKTMETKRDLKTTPSKEKYTIAQNVKDEKPRIQEEKIKADVEKVDKKGYQAKVVEEGMSKGEHGAEVVPEIKRERPKVAKSEETKEASKLPLKREMGKTTQSAEDRKPKMGEITNEFEKTSGSKQAVEKMLESLNREHQKDSKEVTPKKEVEPLTVTPKQGVEKSKKEDMSPMPKAIQRKEPHKLSLPSKHYKIPKIEEVQHEKKGKRPIHALEATTFKKEELAQATTTHSKAKGENDEPQVNQLPSPSIELWSKESHELEKHGMKKDDSKAKSLVDMQEGKKYIHSAEGTTTSEVVADEAVEPSKFSSSPSTQPFEVEGKDKIDASHDESQDSYRDSEIDSQESTKSETDEEVEQRETLQPESSKDQQCINKDQEESHEKHEIEEEKAYEQVDEADHEDSQMLEEKKECEEEATEGKKNDQKRSKKLFVSIIIAGSALLASGIFLFIRHRRARKGGK; encoded by the exons ATGGACCTGAAATTGGGACTCAAAATCACTAAAACTAGAGATGACATTGCTTCCATCTCTGAGTATCGATTAGCAAAGGCAGGACCTATCTTTCAATCTAGAGAAACAAACATTATGTTCATCCTCACTGCTCATCTTAAAG GTTATAAGAGGAATAACATTGACATCAAGATTAGTGAAGATGGTAGTAAGATATCAATTAGTGGAGAGAAGCCTGTTCAGAATATTTTGATGATGGGATGGTTAATGCATAGGAAAGAGGTTGATGTTGCAGGGTTCAATAAGGTTTTCAAAATTCCTGATGGGGTGAAACTGGATGGGATCAAAGCAAAGTATGATGAGGAGGAATGGACATTGAATATTTTCATGCCAAAATTGGTTAAAGGAATTTGTGGGGTTAGGATTGAAGAGATCAAGGAAGAATCAGAAAGAGGGAGATCAGAACTAGAGAAAAGTGAAGCTGATCAAATTCTTGGTATTGTTGGAGAGGCAAGCCAAAAAGGATCTAAAGAGTCTAACTCTAAAGTTCAAGCAATGGAGGACAGTGAAAGTTTCATGGAGAAGGATGGAGGAGAATCTGACAAGATGCTTGATGATGCTAATAGGGAAATAATtaaggagaaaataaaaaaagatgtaGAAGAGTCTAAGTTGGGTGGAAATGGAGAAAGTTCTGGAGAGAAGGGTGAAATTGAAGGATGTGAAGTAATGAAGACATCAGAACTAGAGCAAAATATTGGTAGAGGCACCTCACAGAAAATTGGAGACACAAGCCAAAAGGTAATAGAAGAATCTAAGTTGAGGATTGAGGATGAAGGGGTAAAAGGCATGAGAGAAGAGGTTGGAAAGACAGTTTATGAAGCAGTGAAAACATCAGAAAAGGAGAACAATGTAGGTGAAGGTATGCCACATAATATTGGAGATACAAGTCATGATAAAGAGTTTGAGGTTCAAGAAATGGAGGACAATGGAGGTTTTGAGGAGGAGGAAAAATTGGTATCTGAAAAGATGCTTGATGATGCCAATGGAAACAAAATTGGAGAGGTGATCCAGAAACAAATAGAAGAATCCAAGATAGGAATTAAGGATGGAGATGGAGAAAGtgtgaaagaaaagataaggaaAGCAGGATACAAAAGAACGAAGACATCAGAGTTAGAGCAAAATATTGGTGCACATGTCACACAAAACATTGGAGATACAAGCCAAGGAGAACCTAAAGACTCTGGTATTGAACAAACGGGGGAAGCTAAAAGGACTGTTGGGAAGATTGAGAGACAGGAGTCTGGAGAGATGTGTGTTGAGGTCAATGTGTCTACCGAGGAAGAGATACTTGAAAAGTCAAAACAGAAACAATTTGGAGAAACTAAGACAGAAACTGAGGTTAGACTAAAAGAAAGTAATATGGAACCAATGAAGGCACCAAAACTTGACCAAAATATAGATGTTCATATTCCTAGCAACATCGGTGGTACAAGCCAAGAATTCAGGAAAGCTAGGATTCAACAAAAGGACAAAACTAAAAGCATAGAAGAAAATATGGATGGAAGGGAAACTGGAAGGATGCCTGTTGAAACCAGTAAGAATAGTCAAAAATGCATATCTGGAGATAGCATGAAAAAGGACATCAAAAAGCCTAAGATTGAAACTGAGGATGGAGATCAAGAACATTATGGGGAAAAGGCTGGTAAGCTTGATTCAACGACAATATGGGAAGAGTTTCCTAAGCAGTTACCAAAAGCTACTGTTGAGGAAAACAAAGGGTTGAGTGCTTCAAAAATGCAACAAACTGAAGATGTCAAAGAAGCGATgatcaaaagaaaatcaaaagagaTTGAATATTTTGTCGATAAGGATGAAGGTGAACAACCCAGAAGGATGCACAAGGAAGCCGAAAAAGACTTGACAGAAAAGACACTACAAGAAAGCGAAGATGTCAGAGAAGCAATGgtcaaaagagaaagaaaagagattaaATATGTTATGGATAATAGTGAAGGTGAAAAGTGCAAAAGGATGCAGATGGAAGCAAAGAAAGACTTGGCAAAAGAGACAACACAAGAAGGTAAAGATTTGAAAGAAGCAATGGTCAAAAGAGAAGGCAAAGAGACTGACTATTTCTTGGATGAAGATGAAGGTGAAAAACCAAGAAGGAtgcaaatggaagaaaagaaggaCTTAACAACAGAGACAATGCTAGATAGTGAAGATGTCAGAGAAGAAATGGTCAAAAGGAATGACAAAGAGGATGGAATTGTAGAAAAGGGTGAAGGTGAAGAACCCAGAAGGATGCAAATGGAAGTAAAGAAGGACTTAACAAAAGAGACAATGCAAGAAAGTGaagatgtcaaagaagaaatgGCCAAAAGGAAAGGCAAAGAGATTGAGTATTTTGTGAATAAGGGAAAAGGTGAAGAACCCAAAAGGATGGATATGGAATCAAAGAATGACCTAACCACAGAGACAATGCAAGAAACTAAAGATGTCATAGAAGTAATGGTCAAAAGAAAAGACAAGGAGATTAAAAATTTTGCAGATAAAAGTGAAGGTAAAGAACCCAAAAGAATGCATACAGAACCAAAGAAGGACTTAATAAAAGAGACAATGCAAGAAAATGAAGATGTCAAAGAAGCAATgttcaaagaaaaaagtaaagaaactGAATATTTTGTTGTTAACGGTGAAGGAGGGGAACCCAAAAGgatgcatatggaagaaaataAGGACTTAACAACAGAGACAATGCAAGAAAGTGAATATGTTAAAGAAGCAATGAGCAAAAGAAAAGGTGAAGAAGAGATTGGctattttttgaatgagggtGAAGGTGAAAACCCCAAGGGGACGCATATGGAGGCAAAGGACACAACAGAGATAATGCAAGAAAGTGAAGATATCAAAGAAgcaaccattaaaaaaaaaggcaaagagACTGAATATTTTGTGGATCAAGGTGAAGGTAGAGAACCCAAAAGGATTCACACGAAAGAAATTGAATATGATAGTGAACCAATTGTCAaaagaaaagacaaagaaattgattattttgtgGATAAGAGAGAAGGTGAAGAACTCAAAATGACGCATATGGAAGCAAAGAAAGACATAGCAGAAGAAACAATGCAAgaggaaattaaaaagaataagaatgGAACTAAGGATATTGATCAAGAAAATGTACTAGAGAAAACTGATAAAGGAAAATTTGAAGTACCAACTGAAGAGTTGCCCAAGCTGGTTGGGAGGCAGGATGGAAGTAGAGGACTAAAGGTTGCAAAGAtggaagaacaaaaagaaattatcaaaGAAGCAATGGCAGAAACCGAATGTTCAATGGAAAAAGTgaaaggagaaaagtccaataCAACAGGCAGGGTTACTGAGAAAAACATAGCAAGTGAGATCTTACAGAAGGAAACTGAGGAGTCCAACATTGAAAGAAAATCTAGAGATGGACCATATGTACCAAACAATATGGTCAAAGTAGTATTTGAAGTGTTGGGGACTTTCCAGGCAAAGCTTCCCAAGCAGGTGATGGAAGCAATTTCCCAAAATAAAAGGGATAAAAATGAATATGTTATTGTGAACTTGAGAGGAGAAGGCTCTATAAAGATGCATGTTGAACCAAATGATGCTTTTGATGAGTATGAAACTGAGGACATAAATCAGAAAGAAATCGGAACGCCAAAACTCAATTCTAGTGACCAAATAAGTGAGAAAGATAATGTTGATGTTTGGGTATTTGATGGAAGCAAAAAACCAAAGTTTCCAAAGATAGGACAAACAAACTATGTCAAAGATAGTGCCAAAATCGAGGAGTTTGTGAAGAAAGTAAATGAAGACAAATATGAGAAGACACAAGTTGAAGAAAAAAGGGGTTTGATAAAAGCCATTACAGGGGAGTCAACTCAGACAGAAAGAGAAGGTTCTAAGATCCAAACAATAGAAAAAGATCAACATCGTTTACCAGAAAAAAGGAACAAACGAAGATTTGAAGCAAGCACAACTGCAAAAGAAGAGTTTCCTGTGAAAACGGTGGATTCACTAGCTGATAAAAGAGAGGGACTAAAAGGACCAAAGATAGATGAAGCAAAAGTCGCCAAAGAAGAGTTAGACAAGCAAAGAAGTgaggaaaagaaaacaattttcaaagaaaagggtGCTACAACTCAAGAATTTGTGAAGAAAGTACAAGGAGAGAAATATGAAATGATACAAGCTGAAGCAAAAGAAGGTTTGAGGACAAATATAACTAAGGGAAAAGATCAACAATGTTTGCAAGAAGGGACAAGTAGAGGAAGATATGAAGCAAGGACAACAGCAAGAGACTTTCCTATGCAAATAGTAGACTCACTTGCAACGACAAGAAAGGAAACAAAGGACAAAGAGATAGATGAGCCAGCCAAAAGAAAGAGTGAGGAAACAGATGTTGTTGAGTCTACAATTGAGGAAAAAGTTCAAGTGCCTGAGAGTGGAAGAATTTCCATGACTTTCAAAGTAACAGAGGATAAACATCCAAAAGTATTAGAGATTGAATCTCCTGAAAGTGAATTGCAATCAACTAAAGGCCCAACTACACGTGCAATTAGTGTGGAATTTAAGGAGGTTGAACAAACGAGTGCAAAGGATAAGACACAGAAAACAAAGTTGTTACCTCCAAATATTCAAAGCAAGGAGACTCATGAATCAAACGAAGGAGGTGTGAAACAAGACACTATAAaaccaaagaaagaaaaggaagtagAAGGAGAACAGTGCACTTATAACATTGAAAGCTCTAAAGAGGTTGCAAGGTTTTCATCAACTCAACAAACCAAagttgaagaaaaagataaactatatgAAGGTGGCAAAGCAAAAGCATTCATTGAATCAAAAAaggatgaaaaaacaaaagatatgAAGAATATAATTGAAATGAAGGATAGTCAAGAATCAAAACAGAGGAAAACTTTGAAGCCAGAAATTCCtctagaaaaacaaataaagaaaggaGAACCAATCACAAGAAAAGATCAGTTTGCCAAAGGACAAAAAGTCAGGGAGACAATGCAAGAGGAAATCGAAGggaataaagagaaaattgatGACAGTGATCAACATGTGCAAAGAGATGTCGTCAAAGGAGTTGGAAAAGTAGGCACTACAGGAAAGGAGATGCCCAAAAAAGAATATGTAGCAGATGTTGGCCTTGTGGCTAAAACGATGGAAACGAAAAGAGACTTGAAAACAACTCCTAGTAAAGAGAAATACACAATAGCTCAAAATGTTAAAGATGAAAAGCCAAGgatacaagaagaaaagataaaggCTGATGTTGAAAAGGTGGATAAGAAAGGATATCAAGCAAAAGTTGTAGAAGAAGGGATGTCAAAAGGGGAACACGGAGCAGAAGTAGTTCCTGAGATAAAAAGGGAAAGGCCAAAGGTTGCAAAGAGTGAAGAAACAAAAGAGGCTTCCAAACTACCACTCAAAAGAGAGATgggaaaaacaacacaaagtgCAGAAGATAGGAAGCCTAAAATGGGGGAAATAACTAACGAGTTTGAAAAGACTAGTGGATCCAAACAGGCTGTAGAAAAAATGCTTGAAAGTCTCAACAGAGAACATCAAAAAGACTCAAAAGAAGTCACACCTAAAAAGGAGGTGGAACCTCTAACAGTAACTCCAAAGCAAGGAGTTGAAAAATCAAAGAAGGAAGATATGTCACCTATGCCTAAGGCAATCCAAAGAAAAGAACCTCATAAATTATCATTGCCAAGCAAGCACTATAAAATTCCAAAGATAGAGGAAGTACaacatgaaaagaaaggaaaaagaccCATTCATGCACTAGAAGCAACcacttttaaaaaagaagaacttGCACAAGCTACAACTACACATTCAAAAGCAAAAGGTGAGAATGATGAGCCACAAGTAAATCAACTGCCATCTCCATCTATAGAACTGTGGAGCAAAGAGTCACATGAATTAGAAAAGCATGGTATGAAAAAGGATGACTCGAAGGCTAAGAGTTTAGTGGATAtgcaagaaggaaaaaaatatattcattctGCAGAGGGTACTACAACATCAGAAGTAGTTGCAGATGAAGCGGTTGAACCCTCAAAATTTTCAAGTTCACCTTCCACACAACCATTTGAAGTTGAAGGCAAGGATAAGATAGATGCTAGTCATGACGAGTCTCAAGATTCATACAGGGACTCTGAAATAGATAGTCAAGAATCAACCAAAAGTGAAACAGACGAAGAAGTTGAACAAAGAGAAACACTTCAGCCAGAGTCCTCTAAAGATCAACAATGCATAAACAAAGATCAGGAAGAAAGCCATGAAAAACAtgaaattgaagaagaaaaggctTATGAGCAGGTAGACGAAGCTGATCATGAAGACTCTCAAATGTTAGAGGAGAAAAAAGAATGTGAAGAGGAAGCCACTGAAGGGAAGAAGAACGACCAAAAAAGATCAAAGAAACTGTTCGTTTCTATTATCATAGCTGGATCAGCCCTTCTTGCTTCTGGAATATTTCTCTTTATTCGGCATAGAAGAGCCAGAAAAGG TGGTAAGTGA
- the LOC110008578 gene encoding ABA/WDS induced protein: MAEEKHHHHFHHHKGDDVPGEVDYKKEEKHHKHLEHLGELGAAAAGAYALHEKHEAKKDPEHAHRHKVEEEIAAAATVGAGGFVLHEHHEKKEVKKEDEEAHGKKHHHLFG, from the exons ATGGCTGAGGAGAAGCACCACCACCACTTCCACCACCACAAGGGCGATGATGTGCCTGGCGAGGTTGATTATAAGAAGGAGGAGAAGCACCACAAGCATCTTGAGCACCTTGGGGAACTTGGTGCTGCGGCTGCCGGTGCTTATGCCTtg CATGAGAAGCATGAGGCCAAGAAAGACCCAGAGCATGCTCACAGGCACAAGGTAGAAGAGGAGATTGCGGCAGCAGCTACTGTTGGTGCTGGTGGTTTTGTCTTGCATGAACACCATGAGAAAAAGGAAGTTAAGAAAGAAGATGAGGAAGCTCATGGAAAGAAGCACCACCATCTGTTTGGCTGA
- the LOC100776285 gene encoding protein ROH1, with the protein MRATAEFQGSVLNLRGVQVHSMEGSSMEQELDLFQKHVTERFLELSSVESGELLSLSWVRKLLDSFLCCQEEFRVILHNHRDQVMKHPPLDRMVGEFFERSVKALDVCNAIRDGIEQIRQWQKLLEIVLCALDHKRSIGEGQFRRAKKALVDLAIGMLDDKDSSSSGSIAHRNRSFGRNNASKDHHHNNSFGHFRSLSWSVSRNWSAARQLQALGNNLSPPKATDIVATNGLALPIFTMSYVMVFVMWALVAAIPCQDRGLGLHFSVPKQFSWAAPVVALHERIMEESKKRERKNTCGLLKEIHQIEKCARVINDLADSVQFPLSEEKGEEVRQRVQDVSKVCEALKDGLDPLERQVREVFHRIVRSRTEGLDSHGRG; encoded by the coding sequence ATGCGTGCTACAGCAGAATTTCAAGGTTCTGTTCTGAATCTTCGTGGGGTTCAGGTTCACTCCATGGAGGGTTCAAGCATGGAGCAAGAGCTTGATTTGTTTCAGAAGCATGTCACGGAGCGATTCCTGGAGCTATCTTCTGTTGAAAGTGGTGAATTGCTCTCTCTTTCATGGGTTAGGAAGCTGCTAGATTCGTTCCTGTGTTGCCAAGAGGAGTTCAGGGTGATTCTCCACAACCACAGGGATCAGGTGATGAAGCACCCTCCCTTGGATCGCATGGTGGGCGAGTTTTTCGAGCGTAGCGTGAAGGCACTTGATGTGTGCAATGCAATCCGTGATGGAATTGAGCAGATTAGGCAGTGGCAGAAGCTGTTGGAGATTGTTCTCTGTGCTTTGGATCACAAGAGGAGCATTGGTGAGGGCCAATTTCGCCGTGCCAAGAAGGCCCTTGTCGATTTGGCCATTGGGATGCTTGATGATAAGGACTCTAGCTCCAGTGGCTCTATAGCACATAGGAACAGGTCATTTGGTAGAAATAATGCTTCAAAGGATCATCACCACAATAATTCCTTTGGTCATTTTAGATCACTTTCTTGGAGTGTGTCAAGGAATTGGTCTGCTGCTAGGCAGCTTCAAGCACTTGGGAACAACTTGTCCCCTCCCAAGGCCACTGATATTGTTGCCACCAATGGCCTTGCATTGCCTATTTTTACAATGAGTTATGTTATGGTGTTTGTGATGTGGGCACTTGTGGCGGCGATTCCCTGCCAGGACCGCGGGCTGGGGCTCCATTTCTCGGTGCCAAAGCAGTTCTCGTGGGCGGCTCCGGTGGTGGCGCTGCACGAGCGGATCATGGAGGAGTCGAAGAAGAGGGAGAGGAAGAACACCTGTGGCTTGCTGAAGGAGATTCACCAGATTGAGAAGTGTGCTAGGGTGATCAATGATTTGGCTGATTCTGTGCAGTTTCCTTTGAGTGAGGAGAAGGGAGAAGAGGTCAGGCAGAGAGTGCAAGATGTTTCGAAGGTTTGTGAAGCCTTGAAAGATGGATTGGACCCTCTAGAACGCCAAGTGAGGGAGGTGTTCCATAGAATTGTGCGCAGCAGAACCGAGGGGCTTGATTCTCATGGTAGAGGGTAG